A window of Watersipora subatra chromosome 10, tzWatSuba1.1, whole genome shotgun sequence genomic DNA:
GAATGCGCTCCAGTAAGTCATTAGTTTTTGACCTTGTGTTGTTTTTGTCACAACAAGCGAACTAGAATTTATGAAATGCGAATACCTACAATCTTCACTGACTAtgagaaactttttgtaattttttctcTTTAAACGTAGCAACCCCTTTGAAGGATATCTATGCAGTGTTTGAGCGATAGTTCATATGTATCATTAGCCTGACTTGACCGTTACTGTACATTGTAACTTGCATCTGCTAAGAGCTCTGTTTCAAACAAGTTGTTTGCAAAAAcaataatgaataattttttttcatgtcGGCAGTAGCTTCAGCATTTAGTTTTAACTATGGAGTAAACAAAAGGGAGCTAGGTAATTTGGTACCTAATAAAAATATGCTATCATTCGCTCATTGCTTATCGGCCTGTCTATTGTAGAACCTGCGTTTGCAGATCCTGATGAGAAGTTAGCAAAAAATTTGCAGAAATTGTATAATATGGAAAAGAAATACAATCTGACTAGCTTACGCTGCACCGGCAGCGGCAATGAGTACAACATCCGCAAGAGAAGTAAGAATCAGAATAGTAACTGAGGGAAGACAACTGCCATATGTAGATAATGTATAGTACAGGATGGTTGCTAGTAATGTACCTATGTATCTACTGATTGTGTGTACAGTGTTTGCATGATCACGATGCATCAAATGTGAGCCCAAGGCTTCTTTTGAATTTTACAttgagataaaattttacagcGCTAAATGATATTATATCTGATTTATTTTTTATGGCATTATAGTTGCTCTCAGCAGGTGCCTGGGATATAAAAGGTTTTTTGCAACCTGCTTGTGATAGTCACTAATCAGATCTCAAATAGTGTGGGCAACTAATCAAATCTGTCCATTGTATATTCTAAGTTCTCTTGCAAGGCATCATTTAGCAGTTATATGCTCtacatattaattttattttctgaAAGCTTGTTCtcagttatatattttttatgtacaATTGCATTAATAATACTTTACATTTGTATGAAAGTTTGCTTGATAATTTGCTGCGTGATGCAGGCGGATACTGCAACAAATTCCCTACTGCATGCCcgacaaaaaaatttattttgctcTCTTAGTGTTAGGGTGATGCTGCAGGCCATTGTGATAAACAGagtaaacaataaataataataaatacttgtAACAAAATATATTGGCATTTAGTGAATCATCAGCCACCCTATTGTCAGCACCACTCTCCAGCTTCTTCCTCTTCATCAAAGTTTTCACGCGTTGCTACGACCTCCACCCGACCTTTCTTTGGTCTGCTATGAGCATAAGTATCATACTCAGCAACTAATTGGCGCGGAGACCTATCATATTCAGAATGATTGGCTTCCCCGTATCGCCGATCATCATTCTGTTCAAAAGATTCTTGTCTCGTTACTGCATGTTGAATTACACGTGGATCTACATCCAGCAGAGCATTCCTCCCATGATACGAAGGCCGAGATCTTGGGCTAGGATGTTCTGTAACAGAATGCAGAGAGTTGAGACATTAATGTAACGCTTTGCTTTTATTTAAATAACTTACCTGTTTCACATTGCTCTCAACTAAAATGAGCAAATGTTCATATCGAATGATTTTATATGAGTTGGTGGAGTTCAATGGTGTATCTTTAGTTTATATTCATTGAATCAATCTATGTTGAAAGCGCACGACTGGTTATAAAAAAACTCCCAAATACTAGGATTATTGAGTTGGGATTGTGTCTGCAATGAATATCATAGCAAGTTTTTTACTCTTTTTCAACTTATAAAGTAACCATTCTCCACAGACGAGCAATGGTTCCCCTTCATGAAGCCTGTCAGATCATAACTTACCATAGATAGAATTTTGGTTGACCTCAATCCAACTCAGCATTGGCTGTTGTAATAGTAGAATGCTATTCCTTTATGAAAATATCAATTATATCCtttatatttattactatatataatatatatacatgtatattatatttttatagtcttggTAGCAATGACTGAAAATTAATTCTGAAGTTAAATCCAAATTAACTGGTCGTATTTACCGATAGGGAGCGTCTGATCTGAATCATAGTAATCATCATCTCTCTCCTTATATGGATAGGACAACTCTCTGTGCATCTCACCGGCGTCATCAGATTCATCTATGTTGTAATCTTGCTGATTTTGCCTACCTATAAGAAGATTAGTATAGGCaggaaacattaaaaaaacgAGTTAGTCTGATGAGTTTTAGTGATGTCTAATAAAGCTAGCAGTAGATATGCTAAGAATTTGTATATGTAATCAATACTATGTGGACACGTGAGTTTGTGTCCGACTATATCATACAAAGTTTGTTCAGCTAACAAGCGCATACGCATTGTTTGCAAAAGCATGCAGTTCTGTTTCATGATTCTCAGCCTTCATTGTCATGCGAACTCTCATTTGATAAGAATCCCTAAGAATAACAGGTTCCAAAaataatctacatgtaggtgataAATGATAATAAGATAATGATGAAAGATGTGTCAAAGCTATACACAATATTTACAGAAAAAACGTCAACCCTTATCAAAATAACTTGTAGACAAACTGCGCATTGCCTTACGTTACGAAGGGTAAAACCTGTGCAATACTGACTACTACTATACTGACTACCAAAGTACTGACTACAGTACTACAATACTGACTACTGCAATACCGACTACTCCAATACCAACTGCTACATTGCCGACTACTACAATTATACTGACTACTACAATACCAACTACTACAATACCGGCTACTACAATACCAACTACTACAATACTGACTACTGCTATAATACAGACTACTACGAGACAGACTACGACAATACTAATTCCTACAATACTTGCTCCCACAATACTGCTAAAGTATAAGCTACTACGATACTCACCGGTAGTAAATGGATTTCTCCTCTGATGAAATGTAGGTTTGCTGGAGAACTGATTGCTGCTTTGGTGGTCAGAGTCACTCAATCTATTTCTCTCCCTTGGCCTGCGGATTCACAAAAATTACTATATAATGCATTGCTTGTGCATTACTGTGTATTATGTAATTCTCATTTACCTTGTAACAGGACTAGCTTACTTCCTGTGAAGCAGCAACCTGTGTATTTTTAGGCATAAATAGACATGTGTAAGGCTACTAGTACTGTATCTCTATGCAAAAATAGCTCTTTGAATCCTGGGTAAATGTTATTGATTATCAGCTAACAGCTTCTTCTGCCCATAGCCATGTTAAACTCGATAAGAGTCCTGGTAAATTTAGATTTAGActagcacatcaattatatcagtacttttatcatatatttcagtacttcatagtcttggctttcgaatgagcctatattcaatacacaaagaataatagaactatgaaaaacggtgTCAAAAGTgggtcctgcaataaaaaacacttggttgtggttcccacaatgtgatgtcataattagcatttagccttaggtcgttgatccctttcgctgctattgaggctgcgcttttctgagACAATCGGTGCttttaaacccagagagcgctaataataaactaggattctaaataatcaacaatgcccggggatcgtgctaacgcctgaccaatacaagcacatgttctgggttaatagattttggGTGATTTCCACAACTTCGAACCATAAGTTGTGGAAGTAGTTGCTGTTGCAGTAGTATTATCTGAAGAATTCGTATCGCTTTCCATGTTGCCTTCTAAATATggttatgcttcaataaatatactgtcgttgatgaaggtaatgaaatcacatcgattaaattgtgacctgcagtggcgtgggcctaggactatatgtaaattgcactctcgcgagatcatgcaatgcttgaaattaattagcttcagtcgtgcccctcaacatcacaataaaaagagagcgTTAGTGCATAATACCAtcaggaaaacatagtatggtgcttggaatctgagttatttatcatagaaataaactgtacatggagagctaatgacactgattcctttgtcatctttattggttctctggagttgtcctaccttcgcctgccaccagtgtcattatcgtagttgataaataagtggcaagagcacacaacaccgaatatgaaaattatgATGTCATAATTTGCGGgtctataccattgaacatttctgtggtagagctctgggaaaattctataaacaccaaccaatttctatctcaccatgtcaaacaatggctcatttgaaagccaagatattgaagaacctgaataagctgaaacagtactgatacAATAATTGTTGTGCGTTTAGTTCACTTAGCAATACATCATCAATAAATTACCTTTCCATGACAAACCAATAAATCTGCCTATGGATCTGCTATAGCCAGTTTCTTTCTTGTAATATGCATATCGAATAACTACTGAAAGACTAGTAACATTTAGCCTTTTCAATTTATCAAGTTTGTTTCTCGGTGATCGTTAGGCGGCAGCGGCATAGCCACCAGACTGAAATTTTCAAAGTGCACATGTCGGTGCCTATAAAGTAAGCTTGTGACTTAGTTTGTCATTTCAATTAATCTTTGcagaaaaaactgaaatttatgAAGAATGGTAACACTCACTCAAAGGAAATGTTATTTCTGATACTCCCGGTTGCATGGGTCCCTTTAGCGCATGGGTTCCTTTATTTAATGAGTCCCTTTATTCCATGGGACCCTTTATTCTATGGGTCCCTTTATTGCATGGGTTCCTTTATTGCATGGGTTCCTTTATTCAATGAGTCCCTTTATTCCACGGGTCCCTTTATTCCATGGGTCCCTTTATTCCATTGGTCCCTTTATTGCATGGGTTCCTATTTTGCACGTATCCCTTAATTGCATTTGTCCCTCTATGGCATAGGTCCCTTTATTGCACAGGTCCCTTTATTGCATTTGTCCCTCTATGGCATAGGTTCCTTTATTGCACAGGTCTCTTAATTGCATTTGTTCCTTTATGGCATGGGTTCCTGTTTTGCACGTATCTCTTTATTGCACGTGTTCTTTTATTGCATGGGTCCTTTTATTACACAGGTCCCTTTATTGCATAGGATTTTTTATTGCATGGGTCCCTTTATTGCATGGGTCCTTTCATTGCATGGGCCCTTTCATTGCATGGGTCCTTTCATTGCATGGGTCCCTTTATTGCACAGGTTCCTTTATAGCATTTGTCTTTATTGCGCGGGTTCCTTTTTTGCATGTTTCCCTTTATTGTATTGGTCCTTTTATTGCATGAGTCCTTTTATTGTATGAATATCTTTATTCCCTTTATTGCATAAGTTAAATCTTGCATTTTCTAGCAATAAGTTGTCCAATCAAACCTGGGATTTGGCTGTCCCTGATAGAATCAATTTGAACATAACTCAAGTTATTCAGCATGTCTCGGGAGTGTTTTAAAAGGATATCATACATTATCAACACATAAAAGTTCTCATTTATCCTATGTATAAGACCTTTCCTCACATTTTAAGCTTTTTACCAATTTATCTTGTTTGCTACTTTACACGTTGTCGCGTTTTTTTCAATCAAAAACTTGAATTAAATAGATGACTTTGACTTTTTAGATGAATGCAAAATGAAGCACGCGACTCCACATGTTCAATTTCTATTCAATGGTCATTTAAAGTGAAACATTTCAACTCTACCGCTTATCTCTGTTCAGGTTTGCGCTCATCTCCAAGAATTATGTTTTGTGTATGACATTACACGTCTTGTGCAAGGGCCTAAATAAATTGCAAAGACTAAACATTTCTAAATTTGCAATCCAACCTACCTTGGCTGTGGCTGTTGAGCACTCGATTGAAATGATTGCGTCGAGCTACTTGGATACATTCCTTTTACTGCCCCATCTGAAGTGAATTCAAAAAGATGAAAGGGAGTCATTCTCAGGGAACACAGGGTTTGAGACAATATAGGTATGTTGTTCGCTGATGATCATACTTATACTGATGAATATATTACATGTCTATCTTTGAGATGGTAAATTACAGCTATTGTAACAAGTTGTGACCACCCAGTAGCCTTCTCACCACCTTGCCAACAAGTACATCTTACAATTTGTTCATCCTAAACAACCGGCGTGTATAAGAACGTATGACTAACTTAAAAGATCGGTTCAGGcatattgaaataaaaaatttgttgaCAATCTGCTGTTAAGcagatttttttgtaaaatcaccaaatttcatatcatttgAAGCAACAGTACATGCATATTTGACCTCGATTCAAAAAACAACTACGGTTTCAACCAATCATTTTACAATGTATAAAGAGAGTTGTGTTATGGCCTATAAAATACTAGCCTGAGTTCCTAAGCCTATTAAGCAATCCCGGTCTGAGTTCCTCAGTGTGTTAACCAATCACTGTCTGAGTTCCTAAGTGTGTTAACAAATCACGGTctatttttaaagtaaaaacatATAGCTAAAAGCGTGTGCAATGCATTTTAGGGTTACAGTTGCGCAAGCATGAATAATGTCGGGAAGAACTAGCATGAGACTTTAATTCAAAAGAAAAACTCCGCCCATACATTGCTTAAATGTTATTAGAACTGATCGGATGAGATATGAGTGAAAGTAGTCCTTTATCTGCTGCAACAATGGTTTCGCTTTATTCAGCAGAATAACTGAGAAATTTAGCGATTAGCTCTTGCCTGAattgttctgtatgtgaaaTTTTGAGAGCTGCTAATTCATTGGTCAGCTGCTCTAAACAATAACGAACCAAATATCTTTACACACCATCGAATGACTGATAGAAACAGTAGTTGTTTTTCAATCCATGGCTAAATATGGATGTACATTATAGTCAATTACAGTACAAGAAAACTGGTGATTCAAATGAACTGAAATTTGATGATTCTACGTAAAAGGGTCTGTTTACCAACGCGGAACTCACAGACTGTTTTACCTGAACATGGTTCATTACAGCCTTTAACATCCTTACAAAGTACACATAAAATCTGTTCTTCTCTTTATGAGATCTCAAAGATAAATAAGTCTTGGTGCAGTGTTAGTGATAAACATACGAACTGTGAAGAATATTTAGTTACCTTTGCGACGCGGAGCAGGCTGGGGACGACTACTAAAGCTGTCACCAGTAACATCAATCGTTCGAACAGAGGTCATGCTGCTTGCAGCAGACATATTATCGCTATCATATCTTGGGACACGGCTGCGAGGCGTCTGGAAACCTCCTCTTGCACTCTCCCCTGTAGGTTGTTGGTCATGTACTAAAAAGTGAAGAGGAACAATGGCCATAAAACTATAGTTGACTTGTAGAGCCACAGTGTGCTGTATCTAGTTGCATTGTGTTGACAGGGAATGAAGATTTACAAGCAGAAATCACTCTGTAGtttgacattttttgtgttATAAACAACCTATTAAGCATATTTCCACGTTACACGTACAAAGTGGTGAAAGTATTCGTATGAGCAAAAACCTATATCCTCGCGGAAAAAACATGACAGTTTTGTAAACCTTAAAGACCTGGATATACTAAAGGAAGGAGGAGACaatttgcaaatgataaaactaAGATAATTCAAACTATCAAAGTGATAAgtaaaacttatttaaaaacGTGATCTTTTGACGTTAGTTTATATTAAGTTGAgagatatttatattattattattattatatatttatttacctaAATTGAAAGCCTTTTAGGGTGaacttaaaaatataaaagattTATAATCAAAGAAgtttggagaaaaaataaaagcaatGGGAACGATGCAGTTTTCTCGCAGCAAAATAAGTGATTAGTTCAACAGtgaaatattattactttttgaatggatagtAAAAGATAAAAGAGAATCATCACTTCCGTAATAAAACTGTACACAAGAAGTCTGTTTCCATAATAACAAGCAAACATTCATAGGACTACTATAGTCATAGGTATTGATCTTTGTTCCCTCATAAATGATAAGTTTTCCTATACatgattttatttgtttgtttctcTGCCTTGACACAACTTTTTAAGTGAGGCTAAACAAAATGATAGGATTTCAGTGAAAAGTTCAGTGGTAAGGGAGAGCTTTAGCAAAAATGATAGCTCACCGAATGACTAATTTATTAAAAGTGTTCATGTAACTGTTGCTAATGTACAGTAACAGTCAAATGATTTTTGAACATTGACCATGCAAGCAATTACACTCTCTCATTGGCTAGTTGTAAGTTAGCCTCTACACATTTCTCAGATGCTCAAGAGACAAACAAGAAAAAATTTTATCCATAAAGAAAACTGGAAAAACAGACATAGCCTTCTGTGTGTTCCTCTTGCAGGAAAAGGTGAACATAAATGACAAAATTTGAATATAATATCAAGCTATAGaattattattttcaatttaataaTTGCAGCATAAAGGCATGGCCAAAACAGCTAGAGGTGTTCAGTGAAATGACAagatcaaaaatataaaaacacagCTACTGATATTACATTCggtgttacaaaacatgagtTTTAAACTATGTCTATGTATACATACGAGCATAGTAATGTCAAACTGGTTTGATTGATAAAATTCCGTAAAAAGCAAGAAAGCCATTCGCGCATAATAAGTCATATTTATGTTTAATTTCAGACAATTTGAAATGCTGGAACAGCTGAATCAAAAAGCACTGAGTATATCTCTAACCTTTAGCAAAAGTTGTAGGATATTTGCCGTTTATATTTTACACGAAAGAAAGCGAGGTGTGTGTCTAGCCGCATcatgttttttaataaaaaagtgcaCACTTTTTACTGGTGCTGATAGAATATTTACAAATAACACTCTCTAAAAGTACTATTGTAACTCGCTGCCGACTCAGTGCTATATTTTCAGAATTAGCGAATACCAAAGCTTCAGTTTTATTACCAATTATGTCTTGCTACCAATGATGTCTTATTACCAATGATGTCTTTGTTGTGAACTTTTGGTTTCATATGCgtgaaaaggttttgtgcatcTGGAGATGAGTTGGAATGACTTGTTGCTAATTCGGGGACTGTCTCCAAGTTTGTAGCTTTTCGAGGAGTTCTTGGTTGTCTGTTCTTCTTTGAATCACTATAACAATGTAAACATAAGTTGTAAACATTACACAAGCCCGAGTAAAACTAACTACTGCCTCTAGGATTAGATTTAAAAAGCACATACTCTGAAAAGCTTTTTGCTAATGCATATACAAATGTGGATCCTAATAGGTTCAACTCTAACAAGCTGTTAACGCAGTCTATCATCGCTATTGCTAATCGCTCTAGAGCAGGCCAGGGGTCAGGAACCTTTTTGTCTGAGAAAgccaaaaaaacatgtttcaaaattaattcTAGGAGAGCCATATGTATATTTTGAATCtcgaaaaaataaaattgaaaaggaAGACCAACAAGTTTAGTatgtttgagcaattttagaGAATAAAAAACTGGTTttcaaataacaattttttttttagcCATCTTTTGGTTTGAAGAGTTTAACTTTTGATCTAAAAATGACTATTGCGGTCTCTTTGCGGCCTGTACAGAGTGGAGTAATGGAAACACTAGAAACCCTTTGCTGCGAGCACCACattgaaaagttgcaactgAAAATATATTTCGATTAAATGGACctgatttttaatttgtttgttaCTGTAATTTCAGCGTTGTTTGTATTATCatgataattaaattaaaatcaaagTTATGGATTTTTTTTCCACCGATTTATCAAAGAGCCAGATGCAATCATCAAAAGAGCCATAGGTTCCCTACCCCTGCTCTAGAGATTGGGCAAGGAATTCCTGAAAATGAGACAACTCCTGACAAGAAATTGACACTATCCGCACTAACGATTCCAAGAAACTACATTAAACATTTATGCATTTGTGAAGCCCATCACTGATAAGTCTAGGTCACCTTTTAAACTAGTGTTACAGGAAAAGAACTAAAGAGAAAGCAAATCTtaacataaatatatgcatGCATAGTGTATGAGAGAGTCAAATGCTTTCACTGGCAAATATCTCAGTTCAGAATGCACTCGTATCTAGCAAACTGAAATAAACAGTATTTACTCACGGTGGACTGCATGGTCTGTCTGCCTGATCAAACTGCTGCTGTGGTTCTTCAGAGAAGTTCTGAGCAGAGTCTACCGTACAGAAGTTTTATTAGtaatagttatataatatagtcTAAAGCTTCTCCAAGTCTTTCTAATGTGTGCCAAAAAATAATGGGGTCACGACCTTTAAACAAATGTGCCAATTAATGGGCATAAAATACTAGTGGATATATGTCACAAA
This region includes:
- the LOC137405749 gene encoding uncharacterized protein — its product is MKPKVHNKDIIVHDQQPTGESARGGFQTPRSRVPRYDSDNMSAASSMTSVRTIDVTGDSFSSRPQPAPRRKDGAVKGMYPSSSTQSFQSSAQQPQPRPRERNRLSDSDHQSSNQFSSKPTFHQRRNPFTTGRQNQQDYNIDESDDAGEMHRELSYPYKERDDDYYDSDQTLPIEHPSPRSRPSYHGRNALLDVDPRVIQHAVTRQESFEQNDDRRYGEANHSEYDRSPRQLVAEYDTYAHSRPKKGRVEVVATRENFDEEEEAGEWC